In Meiothermus ruber DSM 1279, the following proteins share a genomic window:
- a CDS encoding sensor domain-containing diguanylate cyclase, giving the protein MKPKNFLHTNAPKTPAVRRPPLGLLVVCLLISAGILLLSLGKAFQLPGFMLLVAALSAGYGLMPGLYTALALAALSAWLSNPPASSLWVLSALGATALISGGVRKALQQQQETSNQLAWLSYALQALLAANRREQLLTAIPSLLEPLGAQVGVWWLQHGELRLHHTSHPREAEALEQVAMQARTQGAAVYTQCGQPLHHCVAIPLYERNKITAVVSLKRRRAFGPQTQGYLEQLAQAASSRLTSIAEQAEAHLMHQLSTALVAADSVTVLAERALALLTSALGVQHGIILQQQGSRMRILARLDVKQPPDDCWQAHISDSQGLFWTVYRTGQPIFIDQLEQKTSIQSIAVHPIGLSNRPRARVLLGLAHPQPYPWLPCTQDLLAMACRSIGLALEGAIARQRLERVLELSHKATLEDSESLYQQVLTSAVELIPGAEAGSLLVRKGERFHFQAAVGYDLESLQGLSFSEQDHLKWYGHHPAGWYAGEPRILSSEQASIQERSASSSAGQTVAHTRRIQSNLAVPVLYQGSVLALLNLDNFHDPQAFGSDSLEVARFFATPVAALLHQAHTRQSLAEAALSDPLTGLANRRAFNKFFDEELARSRRYQQSFALLVLDLQGFKAINDRLGHAFGDEALVRVAQALQKTSRKSDGLFRLGGDEFAAILPRTTADRAMHVAQRYAKAVQAIRIEGVPLGVNIGLAVYPQDGSSKEDLLRLADQRMYAAKAQRVSILSQNSSISYKTLSLAIP; this is encoded by the coding sequence ATGAAGCCTAAAAATTTTTTACACACCAACGCCCCCAAAACCCCTGCGGTCAGACGGCCCCCCCTGGGCCTGCTGGTCGTATGTTTGTTGATATCAGCAGGAATACTTCTGCTCAGCCTCGGGAAGGCCTTTCAGCTCCCCGGGTTCATGCTCCTGGTGGCCGCTCTAAGCGCCGGCTATGGCCTGATGCCCGGCCTTTACACAGCGCTGGCCCTCGCCGCGCTCAGCGCATGGCTCAGCAACCCCCCGGCCTCGAGCCTGTGGGTTTTATCGGCGCTGGGGGCCACAGCCCTGATATCTGGGGGGGTTAGAAAAGCGCTGCAACAACAGCAGGAAACCTCCAATCAGCTTGCCTGGCTATCCTACGCCCTGCAGGCCCTGCTGGCCGCCAACCGCCGCGAGCAACTGCTCACGGCCATACCCAGCCTGCTCGAGCCACTGGGCGCACAGGTCGGGGTATGGTGGCTTCAGCACGGGGAACTGCGGCTGCACCACACCAGCCACCCGCGGGAAGCCGAGGCCCTCGAGCAGGTAGCCATGCAGGCCCGCACCCAGGGTGCAGCGGTGTACACGCAGTGTGGGCAGCCCCTTCACCATTGCGTGGCAATTCCCCTGTACGAGCGCAACAAGATAACGGCCGTGGTCAGTCTAAAACGCCGCCGGGCTTTTGGGCCTCAAACACAAGGCTACCTCGAGCAGCTAGCTCAAGCCGCAAGCAGCCGCCTGACCTCCATCGCAGAGCAGGCCGAAGCCCATCTGATGCACCAGCTCTCCACGGCTCTGGTCGCGGCTGATTCGGTGACGGTGCTGGCTGAACGGGCCCTGGCCCTGCTGACCTCGGCGCTGGGCGTACAGCACGGCATTATCCTGCAACAACAGGGCAGCCGGATGCGCATCCTGGCCCGGCTTGATGTAAAGCAGCCCCCAGACGACTGCTGGCAGGCCCACATCTCCGATAGCCAGGGGCTTTTTTGGACAGTTTACCGCACTGGACAGCCCATCTTTATCGACCAGCTAGAGCAAAAAACCTCGATACAGAGCATCGCTGTTCACCCCATTGGCCTTTCTAATCGGCCTCGAGCCCGCGTGCTGCTGGGTCTGGCCCACCCACAGCCATATCCCTGGCTGCCCTGCACACAGGATTTGCTGGCTATGGCGTGCCGATCAATAGGTCTGGCGCTGGAAGGGGCCATCGCCCGGCAGCGCCTGGAGCGCGTGCTCGAGCTCTCACACAAAGCCACACTGGAAGACTCCGAGAGCCTCTATCAGCAGGTGCTAACCTCGGCCGTCGAGCTGATACCGGGCGCCGAGGCCGGCAGTCTGTTGGTGCGCAAGGGCGAACGCTTCCACTTCCAGGCTGCGGTTGGATACGACCTGGAAAGCCTGCAAGGCCTTAGTTTTAGCGAGCAAGACCACCTCAAGTGGTACGGTCATCACCCCGCGGGGTGGTATGCCGGTGAGCCGCGCATCCTCTCCAGCGAGCAAGCCTCCATCCAGGAGCGCAGCGCCAGCAGCTCTGCAGGGCAGACGGTCGCCCATACCAGGCGCATTCAGTCCAACCTGGCCGTCCCGGTGCTTTATCAGGGCAGCGTGCTGGCTTTGCTCAACCTGGACAACTTTCACGACCCCCAGGCGTTCGGTTCGGATTCCCTGGAGGTCGCCCGCTTCTTCGCAACCCCGGTTGCAGCCCTGCTTCATCAGGCACACACCCGCCAGAGCCTTGCGGAGGCCGCCTTGAGCGATCCGCTCACCGGCCTGGCCAACCGGCGGGCTTTCAACAAGTTTTTCGATGAGGAACTGGCCCGCTCGAGGCGGTACCAGCAATCCTTTGCGCTGCTTGTGCTGGATTTGCAGGGCTTCAAAGCCATCAACGACCGGCTGGGGCATGCCTTTGGAGACGAAGCCCTGGTTCGGGTGGCCCAGGCCCTGCAGAAAACCAGCCGTAAGAGCGATGGCCTGTTCCGCCTGGGCGGGGATGAGTTTGCGGCCATTCTGCCCCGCACCACCGCCGATCGCGCCATGCATGTGGCCCAGCGCTATGCTAAAGCCGTTCAGGCCATCCGCATCGAGGGTGTGCCTTTGGGGGTGAACATCGGCCTGGCGGTCTATCCACAGGATGGTTCTAGCAAAGAAGACCTCCTGCGGTTGGCCGATCAGCGGATGTACGCCGCCAAAGCCCAGCGCGTCAGCATTCTGAGCCAGAACAGCTCAATTTCATACAAAACTCTGAGTTTGGCGATACCCTGA
- a CDS encoding lyase family protein has product MRWHNLYRRWVLQRHFRFAKEHLGDHFFDALTAYALGLGKLGIVEAKEAAWALSQLRKDPIPGFSGQLEDVFFTIDFYLRERFGSEVASALRRGLSRNDLDLTVFRAYACERLLRVLTSLSDLRRELLGLGQNHRQTLLTAYTHHRPAQPTTLGHYLTGVENLLSRDYQRLRSAFQTTDKCPLGASTLAGSPYPVDRKALAQWLGFGGTLEHTYDAIAAGDWALEIAYALAGMATSLSRLVADLLFWAEQGGFLVAEKISQGSSIMPQKVNPVVLEHVRGFLAELMGGPTTLGHLNYSTPFGDVNDHGPGVLEPLYNLFYAAEGAVALLRVALQESRFVPEVLAQGLRDRSVLASELVDVLVAGKRLSLAEAYPKVQGMLRELSSKGRTVAELGLDDLQSHLGFGDPELLQALEPERFIARRKVLGGAAPEAQAVYLDYALNRLKLERLELKELKSRRRKALRTLAQDPLSLLGEARSQSPIQSYRA; this is encoded by the coding sequence ATGCGTTGGCATAACCTGTACCGCCGCTGGGTATTACAAAGACATTTTCGCTTCGCCAAAGAGCACCTGGGCGATCACTTTTTCGATGCCCTCACGGCCTATGCCCTGGGCTTAGGCAAGCTTGGTATTGTGGAGGCCAAGGAGGCGGCCTGGGCCCTCAGCCAGCTCCGCAAGGATCCCATTCCGGGCTTTAGCGGGCAGCTCGAGGATGTGTTTTTTACCATAGATTTCTACCTGCGCGAGCGCTTTGGTTCCGAGGTGGCCAGCGCGCTGCGCCGGGGCCTCTCCCGCAACGACCTCGACCTGACGGTGTTCCGCGCCTATGCCTGCGAGCGGCTGCTGCGGGTTTTGACCTCGCTATCGGACTTAAGGCGGGAACTGCTGGGCCTGGGCCAGAACCACCGCCAGACCCTCCTCACCGCCTATACCCACCACCGCCCAGCCCAGCCCACCACCCTGGGGCACTACCTGACCGGGGTGGAAAACCTGCTCTCGCGCGACTACCAGCGGCTACGCTCGGCCTTCCAGACCACCGACAAGTGCCCGCTGGGGGCCTCGACCCTGGCGGGCAGCCCCTACCCGGTGGATCGCAAGGCCCTGGCCCAGTGGCTGGGGTTTGGGGGCACCCTCGAGCACACCTACGACGCCATCGCGGCCGGCGACTGGGCCCTGGAGATCGCCTATGCCCTGGCAGGTATGGCTACCAGCCTCTCGCGCCTGGTGGCCGACCTGCTGTTCTGGGCCGAGCAGGGGGGGTTCCTGGTCGCCGAAAAAATCAGCCAGGGCTCCTCGATTATGCCGCAGAAGGTCAACCCGGTGGTGCTGGAGCACGTGCGGGGCTTCCTGGCCGAGCTGATGGGCGGCCCCACCACCCTGGGCCACCTCAACTACAGCACCCCCTTTGGCGACGTCAACGACCACGGGCCGGGGGTGCTCGAGCCCCTCTACAACCTGTTCTACGCCGCCGAGGGGGCCGTGGCCCTTCTGCGGGTGGCCCTGCAGGAAAGCCGCTTTGTGCCTGAGGTGCTGGCCCAGGGCCTGCGCGACCGCAGCGTGCTGGCCTCCGAGCTGGTGGATGTGCTGGTCGCCGGAAAGCGCCTTTCGCTGGCCGAGGCCTACCCCAAGGTACAGGGCATGCTGCGCGAATTGAGCAGCAAGGGCCGCACCGTGGCCGAGCTGGGCCTGGACGACCTGCAAAGCCACCTGGGGTTTGGCGACCCCGAGCTGTTACAGGCCCTGGAGCCCGAGCGCTTTATAGCCCGGCGCAAGGTGCTGGGTGGGGCCGCCCCCGAGGCCCAGGCGGTCTATCTGGACTACGCCCTCAACCGCCTCAAGCTCGAGCGCCTGGAGCTAAAGGAGCTCAAAAGCCGCCGCCGCAAGGCCCTGCGCACCCTGGCCCAGGATCCTCTCAGTTTGTTGGGGGAGGCGCGTTCGCAGAGCCCAATTCAATCCTACAGAGCCTAA
- a CDS encoding isocitrate/isopropylmalate dehydrogenase family protein: MSKTYKICLIEGDGIGHEVIPAARLVLEATGLKFEFVEAQAGWETFERIGTSVPEATLEAVTHTDATLFGAATSPTKKVPGFFGAIRYMRRKLDLFANVRPAKHHPVPGSRPGVDLIVVRENTEGLYVEQERSYLEGEIAIADTVITRKASARIGEYAARLAASRPRKQLHVAHKANVLPMTQGLFMNTVLAEAARFPEVKTQDIIIDNCAMQLVRNPERFDVIVTTNLFGDIISDLTAGLVGGLGIAASGNIGIKHAVFEPVHGSAPDIAGKGIANPAATILSGVMMLDHLGEHEAARRVEAAVDKVLQEGPRTPDLGGNATTLQFAEAVARSL, encoded by the coding sequence GTGAGCAAAACCTACAAGATTTGTTTGATTGAAGGCGACGGCATCGGCCACGAAGTAATTCCCGCCGCCAGGCTGGTACTGGAAGCTACCGGACTCAAGTTTGAGTTTGTTGAGGCCCAGGCCGGCTGGGAGACCTTTGAGCGAATAGGCACCTCGGTGCCCGAGGCCACCCTCGAGGCCGTTACTCATACCGATGCCACCCTCTTCGGTGCAGCCACCAGCCCCACCAAAAAAGTACCGGGCTTCTTCGGAGCCATCCGCTACATGCGGCGCAAACTAGATCTGTTCGCCAACGTGCGCCCGGCCAAACACCACCCTGTGCCGGGCTCGAGGCCAGGGGTCGACCTGATCGTGGTGCGCGAGAATACCGAGGGGCTTTATGTAGAGCAGGAACGTAGCTACCTCGAGGGCGAGATCGCCATTGCCGATACGGTCATTACCCGCAAAGCCAGCGCGCGCATCGGCGAGTACGCCGCCCGGCTGGCGGCCAGCCGCCCCCGCAAGCAGCTCCATGTGGCGCACAAAGCCAACGTGCTACCCATGACCCAGGGCCTGTTCATGAACACCGTGCTGGCCGAAGCGGCCCGCTTCCCGGAGGTCAAAACCCAAGACATCATCATCGATAACTGCGCCATGCAGCTCGTGCGCAACCCCGAGCGCTTCGACGTGATCGTGACCACCAACCTGTTCGGCGATATCATCTCCGATCTCACCGCCGGGCTGGTGGGCGGCCTGGGCATCGCGGCCAGCGGCAATATTGGCATCAAGCACGCTGTGTTTGAGCCGGTGCACGGCAGCGCACCGGATATCGCCGGGAAGGGCATTGCCAACCCAGCAGCCACCATCCTCTCAGGCGTGATGATGTTGGATCATTTAGGCGAACACGAAGCCGCCCGCCGGGTAGAAGCCGCCGTGGATAAGGTGCTCCAAGAGGGCCCCCGCACCCCCGACCTTGGCGGCAACGCCACCACCCTCCAGTTTGCCGAGGCCGTGGCCCGGTCTCTATGA
- the pilM gene encoding type IV pilus assembly protein PilM produces MRDFFGGLLRPRIEALGLEIGSANIKMVELSGTPPSLKNLSIRPTPPGVVQEGSIIEPGALTEVIKEMLAEMRTRKRYVVTAASNLAVITRTLQVPKMPIKQMEEAVRWEAERYIPFPIDEVVLDYAPLDSLEAIPDGEQMDVVVGAARQETVASLVEALKAAGLEPLVIDVKPFAGLRTLGARLAATDREPITLFLEIGAESSALVLTRGERLLLNRVINLSGKDFTAAISKAFNLDVVAAEDAKKNYGLATIPTEDEDLLLDFDAERERFNPARMYDAIRPVLVELTTELRRSLEFFRVQVGDLGVDQGFVAGGGSKLRSLVPLLSDTLGIPLETADPWQGLQIDKSRFDLEYLRSLAPEFTVPVGLALRGVNPLD; encoded by the coding sequence GTGCGTGATTTCTTTGGCGGGTTGCTGAGACCCAGAATCGAGGCGCTCGGCCTCGAGATTGGATCGGCCAATATCAAAATGGTCGAGCTGTCCGGAACTCCCCCCAGCCTGAAAAACCTGAGCATCAGGCCCACCCCGCCAGGGGTGGTTCAGGAGGGTTCGATCATCGAGCCGGGCGCCCTGACCGAGGTCATCAAAGAGATGCTGGCTGAGATGCGCACCCGCAAGCGCTACGTGGTAACGGCGGCCAGCAACCTGGCGGTCATTACCCGCACCTTGCAGGTGCCCAAGATGCCCATCAAACAGATGGAGGAAGCTGTACGCTGGGAAGCTGAACGCTACATCCCTTTCCCAATTGACGAGGTGGTGCTGGATTACGCCCCCCTCGACTCCCTTGAGGCCATTCCAGATGGGGAGCAGATGGACGTGGTGGTAGGGGCGGCCCGGCAGGAGACCGTGGCCAGCCTGGTCGAGGCCCTCAAAGCCGCCGGTCTGGAGCCATTGGTGATCGACGTTAAGCCATTTGCCGGTCTGCGCACCCTGGGCGCCCGCCTGGCGGCCACCGACCGTGAGCCCATCACCCTCTTCCTCGAGATCGGGGCTGAATCCTCGGCCCTGGTTCTGACCCGTGGTGAGCGGTTGCTCCTGAACCGCGTCATCAACCTATCCGGTAAGGACTTCACCGCTGCGATTTCGAAAGCGTTCAACCTCGATGTGGTGGCCGCCGAAGACGCCAAGAAAAACTACGGCCTGGCTACCATCCCCACCGAAGATGAAGACCTGCTGCTCGACTTCGACGCCGAGCGCGAGCGCTTCAATCCGGCCCGTATGTACGACGCCATCCGCCCGGTGCTGGTCGAGCTGACCACCGAGCTGCGCCGAAGCCTGGAGTTCTTCCGGGTTCAGGTGGGCGACCTGGGGGTCGATCAGGGCTTTGTGGCCGGAGGGGGCAGCAAGCTAAGAAGCTTGGTGCCGCTTTTGTCTGATACACTGGGCATCCCACTGGAAACCGCCGACCCCTGGCAGGGTCTTCAAATCGATAAAAGCCGCTTCGATCTGGAGTACCTGCGCAGTCTGGCGCCCGAGTTTACGGTACCGGTGGGCCTGGCCCTACGGGGGGTGAATCCGCTTGATTAA
- a CDS encoding competence protein — MIKLNLLPKNLRRRVEPGWWRLAAVAVVLAVLGTVAFLHLSTLSRVQALENQRDQLQVEVDVLRPFIAEQNRLNQQQRELEQLLAVRNQLRERFVPWSDNLALVINQIPREGRRFGVALRSIGTKVLTPQEVQSNVQNGLYDGKPVNVEFNLQGEAIGQNALIRFVEAFETSPRFGINFQSASLDQQRQLYTFGATIGLVRPTSQTTSNTSGGENSGSPSR, encoded by the coding sequence TTGATTAAACTCAACCTCCTGCCCAAGAACCTGCGCCGTCGGGTTGAGCCCGGCTGGTGGCGCCTGGCCGCTGTGGCGGTGGTGCTCGCGGTGCTGGGGACGGTGGCCTTCCTCCATCTCTCTACGCTCTCAAGGGTTCAGGCACTGGAGAACCAGCGCGACCAGCTCCAGGTAGAGGTGGATGTGCTACGCCCCTTCATCGCCGAGCAAAACCGCCTCAACCAACAACAGCGCGAACTCGAGCAGCTCCTAGCCGTGCGCAACCAGCTACGCGAACGTTTCGTGCCCTGGTCGGACAACCTGGCCCTGGTCATCAATCAGATTCCACGGGAAGGCCGCCGGTTTGGGGTGGCCCTGCGCAGCATCGGCACCAAAGTCCTCACGCCCCAAGAAGTCCAAAGCAACGTACAGAACGGTCTATACGACGGTAAGCCGGTCAACGTGGAATTCAACCTCCAAGGCGAAGCCATCGGCCAGAACGCCCTGATTCGCTTCGTTGAGGCCTTCGAAACCTCGCCGCGCTTCGGCATTAACTTCCAAAGTGCCAGCCTGGATCAGCAGCGGCAGCTTTACACCTTTGGGGCCACCATCGGCCTGGTTCGGCCGACCTCGCAAACCACCAGCAACACATCGGGAGGTGAAAATAGTGGTAGCCCTTCTCGCTAG
- a CDS encoding type 4a pilus biogenesis protein PilO, which translates to MGQREWAIVAIVAALLLGMMWYFFVTQPLQGRIPELQAEVDRLTVERDRGRAAQRALPQLRETIARLDAERQQFLRELPPTEQLGRVLSSLAQTARESGVVLRALSRSPGDNQGVANVRATNLALQVESPFPELYVFLRNLEGLQRFATVSGLNLTLGGSGPAATEAQATNPIINTSLTMTVYTYTGQAQPNQPGGQP; encoded by the coding sequence ATGGGCCAGCGTGAGTGGGCCATCGTCGCTATAGTGGCCGCCTTGTTGCTGGGCATGATGTGGTACTTCTTTGTAACCCAGCCCCTCCAAGGGCGCATCCCCGAATTACAGGCCGAGGTGGATCGCCTTACCGTCGAGCGCGATCGGGGCCGTGCGGCCCAGCGCGCCTTGCCCCAGCTTCGTGAGACCATTGCGCGCCTAGACGCCGAGCGGCAGCAGTTCTTGCGCGAACTGCCCCCCACCGAGCAGCTTGGTCGGGTGTTGAGCTCCCTGGCGCAAACCGCCCGGGAAAGTGGGGTGGTGCTGCGCGCCCTGAGCCGCAGCCCTGGGGACAACCAGGGGGTTGCCAATGTGCGGGCCACCAACCTGGCCTTGCAGGTTGAGTCGCCCTTCCCCGAACTGTACGTGTTCTTGCGCAACCTCGAGGGTCTGCAGCGCTTCGCCACCGTCTCGGGCCTCAACCTCACCCTTGGCGGCAGCGGGCCCGCCGCTACGGAGGCCCAGGCCACCAACCCCATCATCAACACCAGCCTGACCATGACGGTCTACACCTATACCGGTCAGGCCCAGCCCAACCAACCTGGAGGTCAGCCATGA
- a CDS encoding secretin N-terminal domain-containing protein, whose product MKRLIALLVVLSLALAQGTLPRDARFDQPVSNIGTNLPLPALLDALARSVGLSPILRDIPNVNVTADIDQKPFRQVWDLLINTYGDGRITYALLDNNVIVVGPKEVVDRARGQTAQPAQTSEPVAREFYQVRSGDPAALATFVQQEVPGVTVRAVPGQNVLSISGPSRAVNDALNFLQRIDVPRATTATIPVVQKSFALSHARATELADVLGKAITAQAQGQTTPAQGQGQGQAQPAPQVTVVAEPRTNTLIVTGTAEQIALAERLIPNLDRPVQQVQLQIRVQAVSGEVIRNLGIKWETVSGGNLIASFLSTGLNLIFDATRSLASLNIRAVLDALEKQQLSRRLSDANVLVEDNYGADTSDLRATGAKGAEIKVGGRLLIPITIGDQITVREFDYGLLVRVRPQISTDGNILLEVFTQTGGDPADGPAGSIRIPQQSTLSKLRIRDGQTVVLGGLIQKVTDTSETKIPLLGDIPLLGELFKQRTSSIKDDELIVIITGNIVKDSAQR is encoded by the coding sequence ATGAAGCGTTTGATTGCTCTTTTGGTGGTGTTGAGTCTGGCGCTGGCCCAGGGTACTTTGCCCAGGGATGCCCGCTTCGACCAACCGGTAAGCAACATCGGCACCAACCTACCCCTACCAGCCCTGCTGGACGCGCTGGCCCGTAGCGTGGGGCTCTCCCCCATCCTGCGTGACATCCCCAACGTCAACGTTACAGCCGACATCGACCAGAAACCCTTCCGGCAGGTCTGGGACTTGCTCATCAACACCTACGGCGATGGCCGCATCACCTACGCCTTGCTCGATAACAACGTAATTGTGGTAGGGCCCAAGGAAGTGGTGGATCGGGCCCGCGGGCAGACCGCCCAGCCCGCCCAAACCAGCGAGCCGGTAGCACGTGAGTTCTACCAGGTGCGCTCGGGCGACCCAGCCGCCCTGGCCACCTTTGTTCAGCAGGAGGTGCCGGGGGTTACTGTGCGGGCTGTACCCGGACAAAATGTGCTCTCCATCAGCGGCCCCTCCCGGGCTGTAAACGACGCTCTCAACTTCTTGCAGCGCATCGATGTACCCAGGGCCACCACAGCGACCATACCGGTGGTGCAAAAGTCGTTTGCCCTCTCGCATGCCCGCGCCACCGAACTGGCCGATGTGCTGGGCAAGGCCATCACAGCCCAAGCCCAGGGCCAGACCACCCCGGCTCAAGGGCAAGGGCAAGGGCAGGCCCAGCCTGCCCCGCAGGTAACGGTGGTGGCCGAACCCCGCACCAATACCCTGATCGTTACCGGCACAGCCGAGCAGATTGCCCTGGCCGAGCGCCTGATTCCCAACCTGGATCGGCCTGTGCAGCAGGTGCAACTGCAAATCCGGGTGCAGGCGGTTTCAGGTGAGGTCATTCGCAACCTGGGTATCAAGTGGGAGACCGTCTCAGGGGGCAACCTGATCGCCAGCTTCCTGTCCACCGGGCTCAACCTGATCTTCGATGCCACCCGCAGCCTGGCCTCCCTTAACATCCGGGCGGTGCTGGACGCCCTGGAAAAACAGCAGCTTTCGCGCCGCCTGAGCGACGCCAATGTGCTGGTGGAGGACAACTACGGCGCCGACACCTCCGACCTGCGGGCCACCGGGGCCAAGGGCGCGGAGATCAAGGTGGGGGGTCGGCTGCTCATCCCCATTACCATCGGCGATCAGATCACAGTGCGTGAGTTCGATTATGGCCTGCTGGTGCGGGTACGCCCGCAAATCTCAACCGACGGCAACATCCTGCTCGAGGTCTTCACCCAGACCGGCGGCGACCCGGCTGATGGCCCAGCCGGCAGCATCCGCATTCCGCAACAATCCACCCTATCCAAACTGCGCATCCGCGACGGCCAGACCGTGGTGCTGGGGGGCCTGATTCAGAAGGTGACCGACACCTCCGAGACCAAAATTCCCCTCCTCGGCGATATTCCCTTGCTGGGCGAGCTTTTCAAACAACGCACCTCCTCGATCAAGGACGATGAGCTGATTGTGATCATCACCGGTAACATCGTTAAGGACTCCGCCCAGCGCTAA
- the aroC gene encoding chorismate synthase has product MRFLTAGESHGPQLTGIVEGLPSQLPLTVEDINPWLKKRQGGYGRGRRMVIETDTVEFMSGVRAGRTTGAPVTLVIKNTDYRNWVEIMDPAPGNEPRKKALTAARPGHADLAGGVKYGHKDLRDVLERASARETAMRVAIGAIAHKLLSFFGVESASFVDGMAGVWSEVPFDWGLKERIEASPVRMTDPQAEAEVIRRIDEAKAAGDTLGGIIEARFKGLVMGLGSQMHWDRKLDGRIAQMVMSIPAIKGVEIGPGFSNAMKPGSQVHDPIYWEASRGYYRRSNRSGGTEAGMTTGEELVVRAALKPIATLMKPLPTVDVVTHQPADAARERSDVTAVPAASVILEALVGIVLAQAYLEKFGGDTLDELIERVERYKQRVLAY; this is encoded by the coding sequence ATGCGTTTTCTGACTGCTGGAGAATCCCACGGGCCACAGCTCACAGGCATTGTGGAAGGCCTGCCCAGCCAGCTCCCCCTTACGGTGGAGGACATCAACCCCTGGCTCAAGAAGCGCCAGGGCGGGTACGGGCGCGGGCGGCGGATGGTCATCGAGACCGACACAGTGGAGTTTATGAGCGGTGTGCGGGCCGGGCGTACCACCGGCGCACCGGTGACCCTGGTCATCAAAAACACCGACTACCGCAACTGGGTCGAGATCATGGATCCAGCCCCCGGCAACGAGCCGCGCAAAAAGGCCCTTACAGCAGCCCGGCCCGGCCACGCCGACCTTGCGGGGGGTGTCAAATACGGGCATAAAGACTTACGCGATGTGCTCGAGCGGGCCTCGGCCCGCGAAACCGCCATGCGGGTAGCGATAGGGGCCATCGCCCATAAGCTGCTCTCGTTTTTTGGGGTGGAAAGCGCCTCGTTCGTGGATGGGATGGCCGGGGTCTGGAGCGAGGTTCCCTTCGACTGGGGCCTCAAGGAGCGCATCGAGGCCAGTCCGGTACGGATGACCGACCCCCAGGCCGAAGCCGAGGTGATCCGCCGCATAGACGAGGCCAAGGCCGCCGGCGACACCCTGGGCGGCATCATCGAGGCCCGTTTCAAAGGACTGGTCATGGGGCTCGGCTCCCAGATGCACTGGGATCGCAAGCTCGACGGGCGCATCGCCCAGATGGTGATGAGCATTCCGGCCATTAAGGGCGTGGAGATTGGCCCCGGTTTTAGCAACGCCATGAAGCCGGGCTCGCAGGTTCACGACCCCATCTACTGGGAGGCCAGCCGGGGCTACTACCGCCGGAGCAACCGTTCGGGGGGCACCGAGGCCGGTATGACCACCGGAGAAGAGCTGGTGGTGCGGGCTGCTCTTAAGCCCATCGCCACCCTGATGAAGCCCCTACCCACGGTTGATGTGGTGACGCACCAGCCCGCCGATGCCGCCCGGGAGCGCTCCGACGTGACCGCGGTGCCAGCGGCCAGCGTAATTCTGGAGGCCCTGGTGGGCATCGTGCTGGCCCAGGCCTACCTGGAGAAATTTGGCGGCGACACCCTGGACGAGCTGATTGAACGGGTCGAGCGGTACAAGCAACGGGTACTGGCCTATTAG
- a CDS encoding shikimate kinase: protein MIEIERPVTWVALTGFMGVGKSRIGRELARELMLHFIDLDRYIERQMGLSVADIFRHLGEATFRQLEAEAVSELTQKDYLVLSLGGGTFVNPENRWKLLQRGPVVALWASPSTIFERISRRPGQRPMLDNPDPFKRIQQLLAERETVYRQATLHVSTDNRRIPEVVDEIIQRLWNYAKTRD from the coding sequence ATGATTGAGATTGAACGCCCCGTTACCTGGGTAGCCCTGACCGGCTTTATGGGTGTGGGCAAGAGCCGCATCGGGCGGGAGCTGGCCCGCGAGCTGATGCTGCACTTCATTGACCTCGACCGCTACATCGAGCGGCAGATGGGGCTCTCGGTGGCTGATATTTTCCGTCACCTGGGGGAAGCCACCTTCCGGCAGCTCGAGGCCGAGGCCGTTAGCGAGCTCACCCAGAAAGATTACTTGGTGCTTTCGCTGGGGGGTGGCACCTTTGTCAACCCTGAAAACCGGTGGAAGCTGTTGCAGCGTGGGCCGGTGGTGGCGCTCTGGGCCAGCCCCAGCACCATTTTCGAGCGCATCAGCCGCCGCCCCGGCCAGCGTCCCATGTTGGATAACCCCGACCCCTTTAAACGCATCCAGCAGCTCCTGGCCGAGCGAGAGACGGTTTATCGCCAGGCCACCCTCCACGTCTCTACGGACAACCGCCGCATCCCTGAGGTGGTAGACGAAATTATCCAGCGGCTGTGGAACTATGCAAAAACTAGAGATTAA